In Oryzias melastigma strain HK-1 linkage group LG10, ASM292280v2, whole genome shotgun sequence, a single window of DNA contains:
- the LOC112153076 gene encoding uncharacterized protein LOC112153076 yields MKSSIFSIQDMLLQYPTLMYGLSHFLIFVLIQGVSASFEKVTGFIGHNITLPCLYNAQTYGVLRVCWGQDWVPMSKCSNTILSSKGEAVLFRQSPKYQLLGRVMEGDVSMTIVNAQRTDAGVYGCRVEIPGLLNDIKINIRLTMEEEPEERSVNQKNLVLFGSTREAFGSTNLQINETKVEKIISGTHQKKGWTHLDLCNIGKMSAIIFLPVILILAVLIRRRIPLTENCSRTSVQSENIYESIPMTT; encoded by the exons ATGAAATCGAGTATTTTCTCGATTCAGGACATGCTTCTACAGTATCCTACACTCATGTACGGCCTTTCTCATTTTCTCATCTTTGTCCTGATCCAAG gtgTCTCAGCTTCTTTTGAAAAAGTCACTGGTTTCATAGGGCACAACATCACTTTGCCCTGCTTGTACAATGCCCAAACATACGGTGTCCTCAGGGTCTGCTGGGGACAGGATTGGGTCCCTATGAGCAAATGCTCCAACACCATCCTGTCCTCCAAAGGGGAAGCTGTGCTGTTCAGACAGTCGCCCAAGTACCAGCTGCTGGGTCGGGTGATGGAAGGAGACGTCTCCATGACCATCGTGAATGCTCAAAGGACTGATGCCGGCGTGTATGGCTGCAGAGTGGAGATCCCCGGATTATTAAACGACATTAAAATCAACATACGTCTCACAATGGAAGAAG AACCCGAGGAACGTTCTGTGAACCAGAAAAACCTGGTTCTTTTTGGCTCTACAAGAGAAG CATTTGGATCCACAAATCTTCAAATTAATGAAACAAAAGTGGAGAAGATCATATCTGGCACACATCAG aaaaaaggGTGGACCCACCTGGACCTGTGCAATATTGGAAAAATGTCTGCCATCATCTTCCTCCCTGTGATTCTAATCCTTGCGGTTTTGATAA gAAGGAGGATTCCATTAACGGAGAACTGTTCACGCACTTCTGTCCAATCTGAAAACATCTATGAAAGCATCCCCATGACAACATGA